In the genome of Taurinivorans muris, one region contains:
- a CDS encoding LpxI family protein, protein METITRLGIIAGGGQFPKLIAEEAKKRGIFVAGCGFHNNTDESLSQIFDTFQILALGQLAKLIDFFKKNNVSHICFAGTINKPKALDIRPDLRAAKLIFSLKTKGDDALLRAILGEFEKEGFQCVSASRFLPSLKSPQGILTNRTIPQEILGDMRYGFPIAKSMGSYDIGQCIVVKNGMVIAVECLEGTDATLKRASELAGKGCIAVKVIKPIQDERIDLPSIGLKTIENLIQYNYAGLAIEANKTLFFDREEALALANKHGLHIIAL, encoded by the coding sequence GTGGAAACAATAACAAGATTAGGAATAATCGCAGGGGGAGGACAATTTCCCAAACTCATCGCCGAAGAAGCGAAGAAACGGGGAATTTTTGTCGCCGGCTGCGGATTTCACAACAATACCGATGAAAGCCTCTCTCAGATTTTCGACACATTTCAAATACTAGCTCTTGGACAGCTTGCTAAGCTTATTGATTTTTTCAAAAAAAACAATGTGAGCCACATCTGTTTCGCAGGTACGATAAACAAACCCAAAGCCTTGGATATACGTCCTGACTTGCGGGCGGCAAAACTTATTTTTTCTTTGAAAACAAAAGGCGATGACGCCCTGCTGCGTGCAATCCTCGGTGAGTTTGAAAAAGAAGGCTTCCAATGTGTTTCCGCCTCCCGTTTTCTTCCAAGCCTCAAATCACCGCAAGGCATTTTGACAAACAGAACCATTCCCCAAGAAATCCTTGGAGATATGCGCTATGGATTCCCTATCGCCAAAAGCATGGGCAGTTATGACATCGGGCAGTGCATTGTCGTGAAAAACGGAATGGTCATAGCCGTTGAATGTCTGGAAGGAACAGACGCCACTCTGAAAAGAGCTTCGGAACTTGCCGGCAAAGGCTGTATCGCCGTAAAAGTTATCAAACCCATTCAGGACGAACGCATTGATTTACCCTCTATCGGACTGAAAACTATTGAGAATTTAATACAATACAACTATGCGGGCTTGGCGATAGAAGCAAATAAAACCCTGTTTTTCGACAGGGAAGAAGCGCTTGCCCTCGCCAATAAACACGGGCTCCATATCATTGCCTTATAA
- a CDS encoding prephenate dehydrogenase, whose protein sequence is MHITIIGHNGKMGGTFFKRFQEAGHFVNGIDIPYDDTELFKSIRNTEIILFCIPAKTMEEMCEKIEGHIPCSCILMDVTSVKVLPIKSMEKHYGGPVIGTHPLFGPRSLDYKKICLCLGSYFKTMDTEKQKIKDTVYELFKQIGCEPFYAKAEEHDKAMAALQGLNFVTNVAYFAMTANMPEIKEFLTPSFMRRLEAGRASIQEDGTLFTGIFEANPYSQDIVRQYRSFLNVAAGGDMDVLVKLAQKWFDK, encoded by the coding sequence ATGCATATCACAATAATCGGACATAACGGAAAAATGGGGGGGACATTTTTCAAGCGCTTTCAAGAAGCCGGACATTTTGTCAACGGAATTGACATTCCATACGACGATACGGAGCTTTTTAAAAGCATAAGAAATACTGAAATCATTCTTTTTTGCATTCCTGCCAAAACCATGGAGGAAATGTGCGAAAAAATCGAAGGACATATTCCCTGCTCCTGTATTTTAATGGACGTCACAAGCGTAAAAGTCCTCCCCATAAAAAGCATGGAAAAACATTACGGAGGACCGGTTATCGGCACACACCCCCTGTTCGGTCCGCGCTCATTGGATTATAAGAAGATTTGCCTTTGCTTGGGTTCGTATTTCAAAACTATGGATACTGAAAAACAAAAAATCAAAGATACTGTCTATGAACTTTTTAAACAAATCGGCTGCGAACCTTTTTATGCGAAAGCGGAAGAACACGATAAGGCAATGGCGGCACTGCAAGGCTTAAACTTCGTCACCAATGTCGCCTACTTCGCCATGACAGCCAATATGCCGGAAATAAAGGAATTTTTAACTCCTTCTTTCATGCGCCGCCTTGAAGCCGGCAGGGCGAGCATACAAGAAGACGGGACGCTTTTTACGGGAATTTTTGAAGCCAATCCTTACAGCCAGGATATTGTCAGGCAATATCGCTCTTTTCTGAACGTTGCGGCAGGCGGCGATATGGACGTACTCGTCAAATTGGCGCAAAAATGGTTTGATAAATAA
- the xseA gene encoding exodeoxyribonuclease VII large subunit: MDTILTVHELNFKLSQLLEARFPYVWIKGEVTNCTLASSGHIYFSLKDEQELLNCVWFKRYHQDLAFDPLTGECFENGKKPSLAQSLRDGQEIICAGKLAVYGARGQYQLIVEHALENGIGQLHEAFEKLKQKLSSEGLFDTKHKKPIPRKLQNIALITAPTGAVIHDFLRIAQTRGIKSTIHIFPSLVQGDEAPNKLISALQKAENHIFPNGKKADCIVFIRGGGSIQDLWAFNSEELARAIFACSIPVVTGIGHEPDFSIADYVSDLSCATPSHAAQFLWKDKNSLIQETDDLEYAMRSSFLALLKHHEKELSFLKRQLELIFPKNKLNEKSYHLMTVSQRLQKALQILFQNKQTKLYIAKQKIKRHEPGFTVLFHSILQLNKEINRYARTTIKEKEEKLHKLQKQLRQNFTAYLQDKEFLLQSKALVLEGNNPRKPLEKGYVYAELAGKEQKPVTSVQDLQINDTLQLYLSDGTISSKIETIAPNKSPKDTL; this comes from the coding sequence ATGGACACAATACTTACCGTTCACGAACTCAATTTCAAATTAAGCCAGCTTCTGGAAGCGCGTTTTCCGTATGTTTGGATAAAAGGAGAAGTGACGAACTGCACGCTCGCCTCATCCGGGCATATTTATTTTTCCCTGAAAGACGAACAGGAACTCTTAAATTGTGTTTGGTTCAAACGCTACCACCAAGACCTGGCATTTGACCCGCTGACCGGAGAGTGTTTTGAAAACGGAAAAAAACCGAGTCTTGCCCAAAGCCTGCGTGACGGACAAGAAATCATCTGTGCCGGGAAACTGGCTGTCTACGGAGCAAGGGGACAGTATCAGCTCATCGTTGAACATGCCCTTGAAAACGGTATCGGGCAATTGCATGAAGCCTTTGAAAAACTCAAACAAAAACTTTCTTCGGAAGGTTTATTCGATACGAAACACAAAAAACCGATTCCCCGCAAATTACAGAATATCGCCCTTATCACGGCTCCCACAGGCGCAGTTATTCATGATTTTTTAAGAATAGCCCAAACTCGGGGCATAAAAAGTACAATTCATATTTTTCCAAGCCTTGTGCAAGGCGACGAAGCCCCGAACAAACTTATCAGCGCCCTGCAAAAAGCTGAAAATCATATTTTTCCAAACGGCAAAAAGGCGGACTGTATTGTTTTCATTCGCGGCGGAGGCTCAATTCAGGATTTATGGGCGTTCAACAGTGAAGAACTCGCCCGAGCCATTTTTGCCTGCTCCATTCCTGTCGTTACCGGTATCGGGCATGAACCGGATTTTTCCATTGCCGACTATGTCAGCGATTTAAGCTGCGCAACCCCAAGCCATGCAGCCCAATTTTTATGGAAAGATAAAAACAGCCTGATCCAGGAAACCGATGATTTGGAATATGCCATGCGGTCCTCTTTTCTCGCTCTTCTCAAGCATCATGAAAAAGAATTGTCATTCCTTAAAAGACAATTGGAACTCATTTTCCCCAAAAACAAGCTGAATGAAAAAAGCTACCATCTCATGACGGTATCGCAGCGTTTACAAAAAGCTCTGCAAATCCTTTTTCAAAACAAACAAACGAAACTCTATATCGCCAAACAAAAAATCAAACGGCATGAGCCAGGTTTCACCGTTCTTTTCCATTCAATACTTCAATTAAATAAAGAAATTAATCGTTATGCCCGCACAACCATAAAAGAAAAGGAAGAAAAACTGCATAAACTGCAAAAACAACTCCGGCAAAATTTTACGGCTTATTTGCAGGATAAGGAATTTCTCCTGCAATCCAAGGCTCTTGTTCTGGAAGGCAATAATCCCCGTAAGCCTCTTGAAAAAGGATATGTTTATGCCGAACTTGCGGGAAAAGAACAAAAACCCGTGACATCCGTCCAAGATTTGCAAATAAACGATACCTTGCAATTATACCTCAGTGACGGTACAATATCTTCAAAAATCGAAACCATTGCTCCTAACAAATCGCCAAAGGATACCTTATGA
- the ispD gene encoding 2-C-methyl-D-erythritol 4-phosphate cytidylyltransferase yields the protein MKKEIYAIILAAGSGSRMQTETRKQFLPYQNKPLWWQSFATFYHSPFIHGIILVFPEEEQCYKEAVTQAEMLIKEHNHTLPVFFCKGGTLRQDSVYNALSVAPRTATHVLVHDSARPFFTASLITKLVEELNGGMKAVIPSLPLSDTVKEFAVTKEYKKFATNTPNRNFLRTVQTPQAFSFAELLQAHAHIREKQLTITDDAMAMEELGIPVLLIEGERSNHKITHKEDLSMLTKQSFYPCCGYGYDVHKFQGNRPFVLGGVALDTDMKIEAHSDGDVLIHALMDALLSCMAEGDIGKHFPDSSKEFENISSLILLDKVMDKWKQSKLLLSHVDLTVICQKPKISPYTAQIKKNICRLLSLSENQVNIKATTEEGLGFTGNLQGIKAVALVSAVKIG from the coding sequence ATGAAAAAAGAAATTTATGCAATCATTTTAGCCGCCGGCAGCGGCAGCCGCATGCAGACGGAAACGAGAAAACAGTTTCTCCCTTATCAAAACAAGCCTCTTTGGTGGCAAAGTTTCGCCACATTTTACCATTCGCCTTTCATACACGGCATTATTCTTGTTTTTCCGGAAGAGGAGCAATGTTACAAAGAAGCTGTGACGCAAGCCGAAATGCTGATAAAGGAACATAACCATACCTTGCCTGTTTTCTTTTGCAAAGGCGGCACATTAAGACAGGACAGCGTTTATAATGCCCTTTCCGTAGCCCCCCGCACGGCAACGCATGTTCTTGTTCATGACAGCGCCAGACCTTTTTTCACAGCGTCCCTTATCACGAAACTTGTTGAAGAACTGAACGGCGGCATGAAAGCCGTTATTCCCTCCCTGCCCCTTTCCGATACGGTAAAAGAATTCGCCGTCACAAAAGAATATAAGAAATTCGCCACCAATACCCCGAACCGTAATTTCCTGCGGACTGTCCAAACCCCGCAAGCATTTTCTTTTGCGGAACTTTTGCAAGCCCACGCCCATATCCGGGAAAAACAACTGACCATTACCGATGATGCCATGGCAATGGAGGAACTGGGAATACCGGTTCTTTTAATCGAAGGGGAACGTTCCAATCATAAGATTACGCATAAAGAGGACTTGTCAATGCTTACAAAACAGTCTTTTTATCCTTGCTGCGGATATGGCTACGATGTTCACAAATTCCAAGGAAACAGACCGTTTGTGTTAGGCGGAGTCGCCCTTGATACCGATATGAAGATTGAAGCCCATTCGGACGGAGACGTTCTTATTCATGCGCTTATGGATGCGCTTCTGTCCTGCATGGCTGAGGGTGACATCGGCAAGCATTTTCCTGATAGTAGTAAGGAATTTGAAAATATTTCCTCTCTCATTTTACTGGACAAGGTTATGGATAAATGGAAGCAAAGCAAACTTCTGTTAAGCCATGTTGATTTAACCGTCATTTGCCAAAAACCTAAGATTTCGCCTTACACGGCGCAAATAAAAAAGAATATTTGCAGGCTCCTGAGCCTTTCCGAAAATCAGGTGAATATCAAAGCCACAACGGAAGAAGGCTTAGGTTTTACAGGCAATTTACAAGGTATAAAAGCTGTCGCGCTTGTAAGCGCGGTAAAAATCGGGTAA
- a CDS encoding 3-phosphoshikimate 1-carboxyvinyltransferase, whose translation MNTQNPIIVHAPASKSVSHRMVMGASLANGESVVENVLESQDLFQTMEILSNAGARFEKIDKGTYKINGALPRGGEDMQHATDCNVHESGTTCRLLTAILASGQGFFHIHGAKRMHERPIGTLTAALEELGAKFLFEKEGYPPFLLKAKGLNGGEITVSLEESSQYLSGLLLAAPLCKEPLTIYIGGTHVVSWPYIGLTLDTMKKFGARFDISVKDKENSTDETIKWKPVDYRKITEIIPHEIRFRVRPFAGSGTYKSGKYTVEGDWSGASYLLAAGVLGQKPVTVVGLNKDSLQADKALLDILTKMGAETKYGDNGEITVFPSKLKGIAVDMADCPDIVPTIAAVAAFAEGETKIENIAHLRIKECDRLHAMALELQKIGIETVEYTDYLIVKGNPNLKNIAEEIQFASYGDHRIVMSLSLLNLKGIKTAFDNPMAITKSFPEFFDVWKTICISQ comes from the coding sequence ATGAATACACAAAACCCAATTATTGTCCACGCTCCGGCCTCAAAATCCGTTTCACACCGCATGGTCATGGGGGCAAGTTTGGCAAACGGCGAATCCGTTGTTGAAAATGTTCTTGAAAGCCAAGACCTTTTCCAAACAATGGAAATTCTGTCAAATGCCGGTGCCCGCTTTGAAAAAATAGATAAAGGCACATACAAAATTAACGGCGCATTGCCGAGAGGTGGTGAAGACATGCAACATGCGACAGACTGCAATGTGCATGAATCGGGCACGACCTGCCGCCTCCTTACAGCCATTTTAGCAAGCGGACAAGGGTTCTTCCATATCCACGGGGCAAAACGCATGCACGAACGCCCTATCGGAACGCTCACCGCCGCCCTTGAAGAGTTGGGAGCGAAATTCCTATTCGAAAAAGAAGGCTATCCTCCCTTTCTTTTAAAAGCAAAGGGATTGAACGGCGGAGAAATAACCGTCAGCCTTGAAGAATCAAGTCAATATTTATCAGGGCTGCTTTTAGCGGCACCGCTTTGCAAAGAGCCGCTGACCATTTATATCGGCGGAACGCATGTTGTTTCTTGGCCATATATAGGCTTAACGCTTGACACCATGAAAAAATTCGGGGCGAGATTTGATATTTCCGTTAAAGATAAAGAAAACAGCACGGACGAAACCATAAAATGGAAACCCGTCGATTACAGGAAAATAACGGAAATCATTCCCCATGAAATACGTTTCCGTGTCCGTCCCTTTGCCGGCAGCGGCACATATAAAAGCGGAAAATATACAGTTGAGGGCGACTGGTCTGGAGCTTCCTATCTGCTTGCCGCAGGGGTTTTAGGGCAAAAGCCCGTTACGGTCGTCGGGCTGAATAAGGACAGTCTGCAAGCAGACAAAGCGCTCCTTGACATCCTTACGAAAATGGGCGCTGAAACGAAATACGGAGATAACGGCGAAATAACAGTCTTTCCAAGCAAATTAAAAGGCATTGCCGTGGATATGGCGGACTGCCCGGACATAGTGCCCACTATCGCCGCTGTCGCCGCTTTTGCAGAAGGTGAAACCAAAATTGAAAATATCGCCCACTTGCGCATAAAAGAATGCGACAGACTGCACGCCATGGCGCTGGAACTTCAAAAAATCGGAATTGAAACTGTCGAATACACCGACTATTTGATTGTCAAAGGAAATCCGAACCTGAAAAATATTGCGGAAGAAATACAATTCGCAAGCTATGGCGACCATAGGATTGTGATGAGTTTAAGCCTGCTCAATTTAAAGGGGATAAAAACCGCGTTTGACAACCCTATGGCAATTACGAAATCATTTCCTGAATTTTTTGATGTTTGGAAAACAATATGCATATCACAATAA
- a CDS encoding MFS transporter: MKKLPPLFLIYFICFSVSHGVPGIIPLLPTFQQEFALNSYEVANCLAYFSYSALIATPFMGYFYNKAPKKFFIYCINCIYLTGIAGISFSSEFSDLLIFRIVQGIGSAGINLLVNILPSEYYRGLKRGRIMGKSNGIIALGLFFNPLVTGFLALYSWRFSIFYLYLPTCFTLLILTFTDLTEKFSHPHSPFSFAQIKEILKTPLIFILFASLFLTAGLDLSLPSIFALFTADTYGYDSSTIGLFYSAANLGMFISSFFFLSRLLPSKKFPQILLCCCLCTTSILLFFTALPIAVGFMAFFAYFCLSGIIIPYCNFSISTAIPVQLITLGFTVSATVFRAGQGMETAFLAFIANEFGYETAFALTGSLLFVVALLLLLFNKKKNQRSFQLSE; this comes from the coding sequence ATGAAAAAACTGCCCCCGCTTTTTCTCATTTATTTTATTTGTTTCAGCGTTTCCCATGGCGTTCCCGGAATTATTCCTTTATTGCCGACTTTCCAGCAAGAATTTGCCCTCAATTCCTATGAAGTGGCGAATTGTTTAGCGTATTTTTCCTATTCGGCACTCATCGCCACTCCGTTCATGGGCTATTTTTACAATAAAGCCCCCAAAAAATTTTTCATTTATTGTATCAATTGCATTTATCTTACCGGAATTGCTGGTATTTCTTTTTCTTCGGAATTTTCTGACCTGCTCATATTCAGAATTGTCCAGGGCATAGGATCCGCCGGCATTAATCTGTTGGTCAATATTCTTCCTTCCGAATATTACAGGGGTTTAAAACGGGGCAGAATTATGGGAAAAAGCAATGGTATCATCGCGCTTGGTCTGTTTTTCAATCCGCTTGTCACAGGTTTTCTTGCGCTTTACTCATGGCGTTTTTCCATTTTTTACCTTTATCTTCCGACATGTTTCACACTTCTTATTCTTACGTTCACTGACCTGACAGAAAAATTTTCCCATCCGCACAGCCCGTTTTCTTTTGCACAAATAAAAGAAATATTGAAAACCCCATTGATTTTTATACTTTTCGCCTCCCTTTTTCTCACCGCCGGGCTGGATTTGTCCCTGCCAAGCATTTTCGCACTATTTACTGCCGACACATACGGTTACGACTCATCAACAATAGGACTTTTTTATTCCGCCGCCAATTTGGGCATGTTCATCAGCTCTTTTTTCTTTTTATCAAGACTCTTGCCTTCAAAAAAATTTCCTCAAATCTTGCTTTGTTGCTGCTTATGCACGACAAGTATCCTGCTCTTTTTTACGGCACTTCCCATAGCGGTAGGTTTTATGGCGTTTTTTGCGTATTTCTGCCTTTCCGGAATAATCATACCGTACTGCAATTTCAGTATTTCAACGGCAATTCCGGTGCAGCTCATCACATTGGGTTTTACCGTCAGCGCAACGGTTTTTCGCGCCGGCCAAGGTATGGAAACCGCATTCTTGGCATTTATCGCCAATGAATTCGGATACGAAACAGCCTTCGCGCTCACGGGAAGTCTTTTATTTGTTGTTGCATTGTTATTGCTGCTTTTCAACAAAAAAAAGAATCAGCGCAGTTTCCAGTTATCGGAATAA
- a CDS encoding Nif3-like dinuclear metal center hexameric protein — MRQNEILACIEELAPKALAAPWDNSGLQIAAERDEIKHIAVTLDPCPESVRKALSIGADFIFTHHPLLLSPKYLNNLEDNYYKVASLLLKNDIPLYSAHTSLDSMPAAFWLADEFNLINRKILEPTGIIDTVQYGIGVCGELRTPLPAEDFLAKLCRTIPHSRPFFNIGKLPQTIKNIAICGGSGSSLLEEAQNFGADCLITGDTKYHTALDVSQQNTDFAIIEVGHHSLEEEMMRRFTLLLQEKLPKVRISFISSKDPFIQIME; from the coding sequence GTGCGACAAAACGAAATTTTGGCATGTATCGAAGAGTTAGCTCCGAAGGCTCTTGCCGCTCCTTGGGATAATTCAGGTTTACAAATCGCAGCTGAACGTGACGAAATAAAGCATATTGCCGTTACGTTGGACCCCTGCCCTGAATCGGTCCGAAAAGCCCTGTCCATTGGGGCGGACTTTATTTTTACCCATCACCCCCTATTACTTTCTCCTAAATATCTCAATAACTTAGAAGATAATTACTACAAAGTCGCTTCTCTTTTATTAAAAAATGACATCCCCCTCTACTCAGCCCATACCAGTTTGGACAGCATGCCCGCCGCTTTTTGGCTTGCGGACGAATTTAATCTCATAAACAGAAAAATTTTAGAACCGACCGGAATTATTGACACTGTCCAATACGGAATAGGTGTTTGCGGTGAACTGCGAACTCCTCTGCCGGCTGAAGATTTTCTTGCAAAACTTTGCCGGACAATTCCCCACAGCCGCCCGTTTTTCAATATCGGAAAACTGCCTCAAACGATAAAAAATATCGCCATTTGCGGCGGTTCCGGCAGTTCCTTATTGGAAGAAGCGCAAAATTTCGGAGCCGATTGCCTTATCACAGGCGATACCAAATACCATACGGCGCTTGATGTGAGCCAACAAAACACTGATTTCGCAATTATCGAAGTCGGGCACCACAGCCTTGAAGAAGAAATGATGAGGCGTTTCACGCTTCTTTTACAGGAAAAACTTCCGAAGGTCCGTATAAGTTTTATTTCCTCAAAAGACCCTTTCATTCAAATAATGGAGTAA
- a CDS encoding GlcG/HbpS family heme-binding protein: MRYLVLTLAFIFCMATSAMAKAPLTQLPQDITVEEAQKVLNAALVKAVDQGVPMNIAVVDAGGNLKAFLRQDGAFLGSIDVSTKKAITARLFNMSTEALGKESLPDKSLYGIEVTNDGLVVFGGGELIIRDNMIIGAIGVSGGSVQEDMNVAKAGAAAIK; the protein is encoded by the coding sequence ATGCGTTATTTAGTATTGACATTGGCTTTTATTTTCTGCATGGCAACAAGTGCAATGGCTAAAGCGCCTCTCACCCAACTTCCTCAGGATATTACCGTGGAAGAAGCGCAAAAAGTGCTTAACGCCGCTCTTGTGAAAGCTGTTGACCAAGGCGTTCCCATGAATATCGCGGTTGTTGACGCCGGCGGAAACTTAAAGGCTTTTCTCCGTCAAGACGGTGCTTTCTTGGGCAGTATCGACGTTTCAACCAAAAAAGCAATCACCGCCCGCCTTTTCAATATGTCCACCGAGGCATTGGGCAAAGAATCATTGCCTGACAAATCCCTTTACGGCATTGAAGTCACCAACGACGGTTTGGTTGTTTTCGGTGGCGGCGAACTTATTATCCGTGACAATATGATTATCGGCGCAATCGGCGTCAGCGGCGGCAGTGTGCAGGAAGATATGAACGTTGCCAAAGCCGGCGCGGCGGCAATCAAATAA
- a CDS encoding zinc ribbon domain-containing protein — protein MSLYLEQIKQLVELQHVDDKIYAVKKELEEAPLQVETLRERFNEEEAKIARINDKLQHMHEQQKRLDMDLEDETARLKKSKSKLMQVSNSKEYQAMSKEMDNMERSTKNHEEERIALREEISIQEDLLKEAQAVRDELKIDLATKEESLIERINAANQELEKLTAIHKETGKDVPNRILERYEFIHRRLEHPVIVPVKNSVCTGCNIAIPPQTFIEIQRGQQIWSCPNCQRLIYWAEHFQDQHQEEKKAKQNKPQVFAEDLNLGESLN, from the coding sequence ATGAGTTTATACCTTGAACAAATCAAACAATTGGTTGAACTGCAGCATGTTGACGATAAAATTTATGCTGTGAAAAAAGAACTTGAAGAAGCGCCTTTGCAGGTGGAAACCCTTAGGGAACGCTTTAATGAAGAAGAAGCGAAAATCGCGCGGATTAACGATAAATTGCAGCACATGCACGAACAGCAAAAACGCCTTGACATGGATTTGGAAGACGAAACAGCCCGTCTGAAAAAAAGTAAATCCAAACTCATGCAAGTAAGCAATTCCAAAGAATATCAAGCCATGTCCAAAGAAATGGACAATATGGAACGTTCCACAAAAAATCACGAAGAAGAACGCATTGCCCTGCGTGAAGAAATTTCCATTCAGGAAGATTTATTGAAAGAAGCACAAGCCGTTCGTGACGAACTTAAAATAGATCTTGCAACCAAAGAAGAAAGCCTTATTGAACGTATCAATGCGGCAAACCAAGAATTGGAAAAACTGACAGCCATTCATAAGGAAACCGGCAAAGATGTGCCGAACAGAATTTTGGAACGCTATGAATTTATTCATCGCCGCCTTGAACATCCGGTCATTGTTCCGGTAAAAAACAGCGTCTGCACCGGCTGCAATATTGCCATTCCACCGCAAACTTTCATTGAAATCCAGCGCGGTCAACAAATATGGAGCTGCCCGAACTGCCAGCGCTTGATTTACTGGGCAGAACATTTCCAAGACCAACATCAGGAAGAAAAGAAAGCGAAGCAAAACAAACCGCAGGTTTTTGCGGAAGATTTGAACCTTGGTGAATCATTAAACTAA
- a CDS encoding FAD:protein FMN transferase, which translates to MKGLGLFRFFAKKKALHNMGNENLIFVSDMQIKMGTFVNIQCLAASKDLAEECIARAFLHIDRLEQVFSRHDGSSLLSVLNMQGLLCDYPAEFKTVLEHALSIENRTAGAFNPSVLAVLEYLEKNSLVNAKDLQERFALIIKNPVDFADNKIRLKQSGSIVTLDAIAKGYIVDFVANFFEEKGIRNYLINAGGDIRVNGMKSFEKGNEKTWKIAIEDPYKQKNYPAVFSLMRGAVATSGNYEKNFGEKGSHIILPAIQERIGQKECFPQGTAEHVSPFVKSVSVIAPEAMQADAYATALSCMPVDAAVEYVNKHARLACMIIAEDDSKHYSDNWKLR; encoded by the coding sequence ATGAAAGGGCTTGGGCTGTTTCGTTTTTTTGCTAAAAAAAAAGCTTTGCATAATATGGGAAATGAAAATCTGATTTTCGTTTCCGATATGCAAATAAAAATGGGGACGTTTGTAAATATCCAATGTCTTGCCGCAAGTAAGGATTTAGCGGAAGAATGCATTGCCCGGGCCTTTTTGCATATTGACCGGCTTGAGCAGGTTTTTTCAAGGCATGACGGTTCCAGCTTATTGTCGGTTTTAAACATGCAGGGTTTGCTTTGTGATTATCCTGCAGAGTTTAAGACGGTTCTCGAACATGCCCTCAGTATTGAAAACCGAACGGCAGGGGCGTTCAATCCCTCGGTTTTGGCTGTTTTGGAATATTTGGAAAAAAATTCTCTTGTCAATGCAAAGGATTTGCAGGAGCGTTTTGCTCTGATAATAAAAAATCCTGTTGATTTTGCTGATAATAAAATCCGGTTGAAACAAAGCGGCAGTATCGTAACACTGGACGCCATTGCCAAAGGATATATCGTCGATTTTGTGGCGAATTTTTTTGAAGAAAAAGGGATACGGAATTATTTGATAAACGCCGGCGGGGATATTCGCGTCAACGGCATGAAATCTTTTGAAAAAGGCAATGAAAAAACTTGGAAAATCGCCATTGAAGACCCGTATAAGCAAAAAAATTATCCTGCTGTGTTTTCACTTATGCGCGGGGCTGTTGCGACTTCCGGCAATTACGAAAAGAATTTCGGTGAAAAGGGAAGCCATATCATTTTGCCGGCAATTCAGGAAAGGATAGGGCAAAAAGAATGTTTTCCGCAAGGAACAGCTGAACATGTTTCACCTTTTGTCAAAAGTGTTTCCGTAATAGCGCCTGAGGCTATGCAGGCTGACGCTTATGCCACGGCGCTTTCTTGCATGCCTGTCGATGCCGCCGTTGAATATGTCAATAAGCATGCGCGGTTAGCCTGCATGATTATTGCGGAGGATGACAGCAAACATTATTCCGATAACTGGAAACTGCGCTGA